The following coding sequences are from one Pseudomonadota bacterium window:
- a CDS encoding OmpA family protein: MQDEEQGADGETGAPAWMATFSDLATLLLTFFVLLLSFATMDIQNFQTALGSVKEAFGVQFETRGNFETRSTSIIELSQKESNRRITVVDSEGSVIQSLRRKLKRMGLEDKVSVFKGDRGITLRLDDMVLFGLGSGRLREAAYSVLNAISEIAGEMQGPLSIEGHTDDSPIRSAKFPSNWELSTARAASVVRYLIDRTGMRSDRLQAVGLAHIKPIAPNNSPENRARNRRVEFVFLRAGPRPISPKKTIL, translated from the coding sequence ATGCAAGACGAAGAGCAGGGCGCTGATGGCGAGACGGGCGCGCCGGCCTGGATGGCCACCTTCAGCGATTTGGCCACGCTGCTGCTGACCTTTTTCGTCCTGCTGCTCTCCTTCGCGACTATGGATATCCAGAATTTCCAAACCGCGCTGGGTTCCGTGAAGGAGGCATTCGGTGTCCAGTTCGAGACCCGCGGAAACTTCGAAACACGATCCACATCCATCATCGAGCTTTCGCAAAAGGAGTCGAACCGACGCATCACCGTGGTCGATTCCGAGGGGTCCGTTATTCAAAGTCTCAGAAGGAAGCTCAAGCGCATGGGCCTCGAAGACAAGGTCAGCGTTTTCAAGGGTGACCGAGGTATTACGCTGCGTCTGGACGACATGGTCCTTTTTGGTCTCGGATCCGGCCGGCTGCGAGAAGCCGCCTACAGCGTCCTGAACGCGATCAGCGAAATCGCCGGGGAAATGCAGGGTCCCCTGTCGATCGAAGGGCACACCGATGATTCCCCTATCCGCAGCGCGAAGTTTCCCTCCAACTGGGAGCTTTCGACAGCGCGAGCCGCCAGCGTGGTGCGCTACCTGATAGACAGAACCGGCATGCGATCCGACCGGCTTCAGGCAGTGGGCCTGGCCCACATCAAACCGATCGCACCGAACAATTCGCCCGAAAACCGCGCGCGCAACCGGCGTGTGGAGTTCGTTTTTCTGCGCGCCGGTCCGCGCCCGATTTCACCCAAGAAGACCATACTGTAG
- a CDS encoding MotA/TolQ/ExbB proton channel family protein: MDIATLIGIVAGFGLIVGSILLGGSLAAFIDPPSLLIVVGGTIAATLMAENLDRVVGAFKVARNAFFNKSSDITDTIETILKLSNIARREGVLALENQQVGDPFLAKGVRMAVDGIPQEEIRETLAAELVSMKARHGRGQKLFKFMGSTAPSMGMIGTLIGLVQMLQALDDPSSIGPAMAVALLTTMYGAICAFLVFNPIAEKLERRTIEEVQNMTLVIEGVESIVKGQNAGIIKDKLEARLSPANRSQAEQAA, from the coding sequence GTGGATATAGCCACTCTCATAGGTATCGTCGCCGGTTTCGGCCTGATTGTCGGCTCGATCTTGCTCGGTGGCAGTCTCGCCGCTTTCATCGACCCGCCCAGCCTGTTGATCGTGGTGGGCGGCACCATCGCAGCCACACTGATGGCAGAAAACCTGGACCGCGTGGTCGGCGCCTTCAAGGTCGCACGCAATGCCTTCTTCAATAAATCCTCGGACATAACCGACACCATCGAGACGATCCTGAAGCTCTCGAACATCGCTCGCCGGGAGGGTGTACTGGCTCTGGAGAACCAGCAGGTAGGCGACCCCTTTCTCGCAAAAGGCGTGCGCATGGCTGTCGACGGCATCCCGCAGGAAGAAATCCGCGAGACCCTGGCTGCGGAGCTGGTATCGATGAAGGCCCGGCACGGCCGTGGTCAGAAACTCTTCAAGTTCATGGGATCGACCGCGCCGTCCATGGGCATGATCGGCACCTTGATCGGCCTGGTGCAGATGCTGCAGGCATTGGACGACCCCTCCAGCATCGGCCCGGCCATGGCCGTCGCACTGCTAACCACGATGTACGGAGCCATCTGCGCCTTTCTGGTGTTCAACCCGATCGCCGAGAAGCTGGAACGTCGCACCATAGAAGAAGTGCAGAACATGACGCTGGTGATCGAAGGTGTGGAGTCGATCGTCAAGGGCCAGAATGCCGGCATCATCAAAGACAAGCTCGAGGCACGCCTGTCCCCGGCCAACCGATCGCAAGCGGAACAAGCTGCCTGA
- a CDS encoding MoxR family ATPase — MINSELMEATLPTPAASTEIAARLVDSVAGVLQGKRSAVELAVTCILGRGHLLLEDVPGVGKTSLARALACSLGLTFRRIQFTSDLMPADLLGGSVYDAQTASFSFRKGPVFTHVLLADEINRTSPKTQSALLEAMGERRVSLDGVTHTLEDPFFVVATQNPAEFFGTYPLPESQLDRFLMRVRLGYPPPEVERGLIARRRAGDPLDQLRAVVNRAELLAAQQAVDRVRVTEELVQYLHALILATRNTPMLDMGASTRAALALDRCVRAFAIVQGRSYATPDDVKTLAVPVLAHRVRPSGSRDGVDARVDAERIVVDQLTSLSVPV, encoded by the coding sequence ATGATAAATTCCGAGCTGATGGAAGCGACGCTGCCGACGCCTGCTGCTTCTACAGAAATCGCCGCGCGTCTGGTGGATAGCGTCGCCGGCGTCCTTCAGGGCAAGCGCAGCGCAGTCGAGCTAGCAGTGACCTGCATTCTAGGCCGAGGGCATCTCTTGCTGGAGGATGTTCCCGGTGTAGGCAAGACCAGCCTCGCACGTGCGCTTGCCTGTAGCCTGGGACTGACTTTCCGCCGCATCCAGTTCACCTCGGATCTGATGCCGGCCGACCTGCTCGGTGGTAGCGTCTACGACGCGCAGACGGCGAGCTTCTCGTTTCGCAAGGGTCCTGTGTTTACCCATGTGCTGCTTGCGGATGAGATCAACCGCACCTCGCCCAAAACGCAAAGCGCGCTGCTCGAGGCTATGGGCGAGCGTCGTGTTTCTCTCGATGGCGTGACGCATACCTTGGAAGATCCCTTCTTTGTGGTGGCTACCCAGAATCCCGCTGAGTTCTTTGGCACCTATCCACTGCCGGAGTCGCAGCTCGACCGCTTCCTGATGCGGGTGCGTCTCGGCTATCCGCCGCCCGAGGTGGAACGCGGTCTCATCGCACGGCGGCGAGCCGGCGATCCCCTGGACCAGCTGCGCGCGGTCGTGAACCGCGCCGAGCTGCTTGCGGCCCAGCAGGCGGTCGACCGGGTGCGCGTGACGGAAGAGCTCGTGCAGTACCTGCATGCACTGATCCTTGCCACGCGAAACACGCCGATGCTGGACATGGGGGCATCTACCCGAGCTGCGCTGGCGCTGGATCGCTGCGTGCGGGCCTTTGCGATCGTGCAAGGGCGCTCCTACGCGACCCCTGATGATGTCAAGACCCTGGCCGTGCCGGTGCTGGCACACCGGGTGCGTCCTTCGGGCAGCCGCGACGGCGTGGACGCGCGCGTCGACGCCGAACGCATCGTAGTCGATCAACTGACCTCGTTGAGCGTGCCTGTCTAA
- a CDS encoding DUF58 domain-containing protein — MKPWRRHLRVTREGKWFILVTLGVGVAAFNTGNNLLYLVLGFMLSLIVLSGILSELVLRRVRVQRRLPGRWFAQATRPVELVVHNDKARTPSLSLQVEEMAEGTAAPSCYVLKVAPKSMQAASYRLTPTRRGPLRFIGLRVATRYPFGIFEKRRFVELRDEALIYPALLPGSCRSEAAHRAGAQVPLGTVGSGQELAGLRAYRAEDEARAIHWKRSAALGEIVVREREQEAARQVILSVNNLRPAGASDTWSEGFERTISEVAGLAVALLRRGTAVQIAAASTCSAVVLPGAAPDPLFRFLALLQPECASRPEQQPEPAPPDAAEQLAQAGLGR; from the coding sequence GTGAAACCATGGCGGCGCCATCTGCGTGTCACTCGCGAGGGCAAGTGGTTCATTCTCGTGACGCTCGGAGTCGGAGTAGCAGCCTTCAACACAGGCAACAACCTGCTTTATCTGGTGCTGGGATTCATGTTGAGCCTGATCGTGCTCAGCGGCATTCTCAGCGAGCTCGTGCTGCGGCGCGTGCGGGTGCAACGCCGTCTACCAGGGCGGTGGTTCGCACAAGCCACGCGCCCGGTCGAGCTGGTCGTTCACAACGACAAGGCTCGCACGCCAAGTCTGTCGCTTCAGGTCGAGGAGATGGCTGAAGGCACGGCCGCTCCGAGCTGCTACGTCCTGAAGGTGGCGCCCAAATCCATGCAGGCTGCGAGCTACCGGCTGACTCCAACGAGGCGAGGTCCGCTGCGGTTCATTGGCTTGCGGGTGGCTACGCGCTATCCTTTCGGCATCTTCGAGAAGCGGCGCTTCGTCGAGCTTCGTGACGAAGCGCTCATCTATCCAGCCCTGCTGCCAGGCAGCTGCAGATCCGAAGCCGCGCACCGCGCCGGGGCCCAGGTACCGCTCGGTACCGTGGGTAGTGGCCAGGAGCTCGCCGGGCTGCGCGCCTACCGTGCGGAAGATGAGGCGCGTGCAATTCACTGGAAGCGTTCCGCTGCGCTGGGTGAGATCGTCGTGCGCGAGCGCGAGCAGGAAGCTGCCCGGCAGGTGATCCTGTCTGTCAACAACCTGCGACCGGCAGGGGCATCCGATACCTGGTCCGAGGGCTTCGAGCGCACGATCTCGGAAGTCGCCGGCCTGGCGGTAGCCCTGTTGCGCCGCGGCACCGCCGTGCAGATCGCTGCAGCCAGCACGTGTTCAGCGGTCGTGCTGCCGGGCGCGGCCCCCGACCCGTTGTTCAGGTTCTTGGCGCTGCTGCAACCCGAATGCGCGTCGCGACCCGAGCAGCAGCCTGAGCCGGCGCCGCCGGATGCGGCAGAGCAGCTTGCGCAGGCGGGGCTCGGGCGTTGA
- a CDS encoding DUF3488 and transglutaminase-like domain-containing protein produces the protein MHKSVTYLISGLGLLGLGLGAELALPAKLAIALGWGASLFAEGRVLGSRRYAAWWTGAVALFLVVQLGRAMLTQPTLALAIEFAAAVQVSRLCNRRSAADYQQIAVLAFLHLVAATVLSTDVAYALVFVAFVVATPWMLTLTHLRREIEHQYLREPDASACGPDTMARVLASRNLVGPGLLLGTALLALPLFVLTATIFLAVPRVGRGFVGLGDSSGRRVAGFGDQVELGGFGVIRDDPSVVLRVMPESGIAHKAARLDLRLRGTSFDHYDGWRWTRSVDAPLPLRVVSGHYVLRRWPQPKRDLALRINVVRLETPVVFLPQGTVAVSLPSRSDPARMRQRLTLASGLHVRYLDSGIRLTYTAHVAPGHEPRYDAELSAKDRSRYLQLPPQHEPVLELARRWTRGTPDPLGKARSIQDRLRRSNEFEYSLNQPRLAGQNPLGAFLFHAKRGHCEYFSTAMAIMLRGVGVPARNVTGFVGGRYNPYGDYYALRQGDAHSWVEAFIPGQGWMTFDPTPVAATLAGPPDNLWSSMHAFLDAAQMSWAQSVVGYDLRTQLGLLTEVSRLMRSLRRARHVATNSSREPMSERGSTRSAAAWLFWGLGLAVVGGVCWLFGRRLGRRTGSYAPGSRDRDIRQAVTLYRDLERALARRGHPRRLHITPSEHIAALAGQRFSGLEAAREVTDRYLRTRFGGEPLPAREARRLRELVACVRARREPNLPGTQGPVQE, from the coding sequence TTGCACAAGTCGGTTACCTACTTGATTTCAGGTTTGGGCCTGCTTGGGCTCGGCCTGGGCGCGGAGCTTGCGTTGCCGGCCAAGCTGGCGATCGCGCTCGGTTGGGGTGCCAGCTTGTTTGCCGAAGGGCGCGTGCTCGGGTCGCGACGCTACGCAGCCTGGTGGACCGGAGCCGTGGCGCTGTTTCTCGTCGTTCAGCTCGGCCGCGCCATGCTGACGCAACCCACCTTGGCGCTTGCGATCGAGTTCGCTGCAGCCGTGCAGGTTTCGAGGCTCTGCAACCGGCGCAGCGCGGCGGATTATCAACAGATCGCCGTCCTGGCGTTCCTGCATCTGGTAGCGGCTACTGTGCTGTCCACCGACGTAGCCTACGCGCTCGTCTTCGTCGCCTTCGTGGTCGCTACCCCTTGGATGTTGACGCTGACCCACCTGCGCCGCGAGATCGAGCACCAGTACCTGCGCGAGCCTGACGCGAGCGCTTGCGGCCCGGACACGATGGCGCGCGTGCTCGCCTCGCGAAACTTGGTCGGCCCGGGCCTGCTGCTGGGGACCGCGCTCTTGGCGCTGCCTCTGTTCGTGCTCACCGCGACCATCTTCCTGGCGGTGCCGCGTGTGGGCAGAGGCTTTGTCGGTCTGGGCGATTCGAGCGGTCGCCGGGTGGCCGGCTTCGGCGACCAGGTGGAGCTGGGAGGCTTCGGTGTGATCCGGGACGACCCCAGCGTCGTGCTGCGAGTCATGCCCGAATCCGGTATCGCGCACAAGGCGGCGCGGCTCGACTTGCGTCTGCGGGGCACGTCGTTTGATCACTACGACGGGTGGCGCTGGACGCGTTCCGTCGATGCGCCCCTGCCCCTGCGGGTGGTGTCAGGCCACTACGTCTTGCGCCGCTGGCCGCAGCCGAAACGGGATCTCGCGCTTCGCATCAATGTGGTTCGACTCGAAACCCCCGTGGTCTTCTTGCCGCAGGGCACGGTGGCTGTATCGCTGCCCTCGCGCTCCGATCCGGCCAGGATGCGCCAGCGACTGACGCTAGCCTCGGGACTGCACGTCCGCTACCTCGACAGTGGAATCCGCCTGACCTACACGGCTCACGTCGCGCCCGGCCACGAACCGAGATACGATGCAGAGCTCTCGGCGAAAGACCGCTCGCGCTACTTGCAGCTGCCCCCCCAGCACGAACCCGTGCTCGAGCTGGCCCGTCGCTGGACCCGCGGGACGCCGGACCCCCTGGGCAAGGCGCGCAGCATCCAGGATAGACTGCGGCGCTCGAACGAGTTCGAGTACTCGCTCAACCAGCCACGGCTGGCGGGCCAAAACCCACTCGGAGCATTTCTGTTTCATGCCAAACGCGGCCATTGTGAGTACTTCTCGACCGCCATGGCGATCATGCTGCGCGGCGTGGGCGTACCTGCGCGCAACGTGACGGGATTCGTGGGAGGCCGCTACAATCCCTACGGCGACTACTACGCTTTGCGCCAGGGCGACGCACACAGCTGGGTGGAGGCCTTCATCCCGGGGCAGGGCTGGATGACGTTCGATCCCACGCCGGTTGCGGCCACGCTGGCTGGACCGCCTGACAACCTCTGGTCCAGCATGCACGCGTTCCTTGACGCAGCCCAAATGAGCTGGGCGCAGAGCGTGGTCGGCTACGACCTGCGGACCCAGCTCGGGTTGCTGACCGAGGTGTCGCGCCTCATGCGCTCGCTGCGCCGCGCAAGGCACGTCGCGACCAACAGCTCGCGCGAGCCCATGTCCGAGCGCGGCTCGACCCGATCCGCCGCTGCCTGGCTGTTCTGGGGCCTCGGGCTTGCCGTGGTGGGGGGGGTATGCTGGCTCTTTGGGCGCCGCCTTGGCCGGCGCACAGGCTCCTACGCACCGGGCTCACGCGACCGTGACATACGACAAGCCGTGACCCTCTACCGTGACCTGGAGCGTGCGCTGGCTCGCCGCGGCCATCCTCGTCGCCTCCATATCACCCCCTCCGAGCATATCGCCGCGCTGGCTGGCCAGCGCTTCTCGGGGCTCGAAGCCGCCCGCGAGGTCACCGACCGCTACCTCCGAACCCGCTTCGGCGGCGAGCCCCTGCCTGCCCGCGAGGCCCGGCGGCTGCGCGAGCTGGTAGCTTGCGTGCGCGCTCGGCGGGAGCCGAACCTTCCTGGGACCCAAGGGCCCGTCCAAGAATAG